CCGGGATGCGGTATTCGAGGCGCACGCGGCCGCGGCCGTCCGGCTCCATGTTGACCAGCTCGCCCTTGCGCTCGCCCAACGCCTGCATCACGCCGCCCTGGTGCTGGTCCTCGATGTCGGCGGTCACCATCTCGATCGGCTCGTACCGCACGCCATCGATGTCGCGGAATACCACGCGCGGCTTCGACACCGCGAGCTCGTACCCTTCGCGCCGCATGTTCTCCAGCAGGATGGTCAGGTGCAGCTCGCCGCGGCCCATCACCTCGAACACGCCTTCCTCGTCGGTTTCCTTGACGCGCAGCGCCACGTTGTGCTGCAGCTCCTTCTGCAAGCGGTCCCAGATCTGGCGACTGGTGACGAACTTGCCTTCACGGCCGGCCAGCGGACTGGTGTTGACGCAGAAATTCATCGTCAGCGTGGGCTCGTCCACCTTGAGCATGGGCAGCGGCGCCGGATTTGCCGGGTCGGTGACCGTCACGCCGATGCCGATGTCGGCAATGCCGTTGATCAGCACGATCTCGCCCGGGCCGGCTTCGGTGGCCTGCACGCGCTCCAGCCCCTGGAAGGTCAGCACCTGGTTGACCCGGCCCTTGAAGGACTTGCCGTCGGGGCCTTCCATAACCACCACGTCCATCATCGGTCGGATGGTGCCGGCGTTGATGCGGCCGACGCCGATGCGGCCCACGAAGGTCGAGAAGTCGATGGCCGAGATCTGCAGCTGCAGCGGCGCATCCGGATCGCCCGCATGGGCCGGCACATGCTCGAGGATGGTGTCGAACAGGGCCGACATGTCGGGGCCCCACTGCTCGCCCGGTGCCCCCTCTTCCAGCGACGACCAGCCGTTGATGCCCGAGGCGTAGACGACGGGGAAGTCCAGCTGCTCGTCCGTCGCGCCCAGCTTGTCGAACAGATCGAAGGCGGCATTGACCACGTGGTCGGGGCGAGCACCCGGCTTGTCGACCTTATTCACCACCAGGATGGGCTTGAGGCCCAGCGCCAGGGCCTTCTTGGTGACGAATCGCGTCTGGGGCATCGGGCCTTCCTGGGCGTCGATCAGCAGCACCACGCCGTCCACCATGCTGAGCGCGCGCTCCACCTCGCCGCCGAAGTCGGCGTGGCCGGGGGTATCCACGATGTTGATGTGCATGCCCTTCCAGGTCACGGCGCAGTTCTTTGCGAGGATCGTGATGCCGCGCTCTTTTTCGATCGCGTTGTTGTCCATCACGGTGTCGACCACTTTCTCGTGCGCGGCGAAGGTGCCCGACTGGCGCAGCAGCTGGTCGACCATCGTGGTCTTGCCATGGTCCACGTGGGCAATGATGGCGATGTTTCGGATCTGGTTGGTGCTCATGGTGTGGCTTCGGTCAAAAGTGTCTGCTGGATTTCGATGGGGTTCAGCAAGCGCCCCGGAATGAGTTCGCCGGCCTTCACATGCGCGGTGCCGAGGAACGCGCGCGGCGCGCGGCCGAAGACGGCGACCTCCGCCGCATCGGGCCAGTCGCCGCGCCGGCGCAGGCCCGACAGGAAGCGTGCCGCATCTTCTGCCGCCAGCATGACGCTCGTATGGCCGGCCACCAGCGACTCGACAGGCAGCAGCTGGGCGAGGCGCTCTTCGTCGCTCATGGCTTCCAGTGCTTCCAGCGTCACGCACTGAGATGCGTCGAAACCGCCCGTGGCCGTGCGGCGCAGCGCGCTGAGATGGGCACCACAGCCGAGCGCCTCGCCGATGTCCTCGCCGAGGGTGCGGATGTAGGTGCCCTTGCTCACGCTGGCCCGGATGCGGATCTCGTGCGCCGACAGCTGAACGAGCTCTAGCGCATGGACCACGACATCGCGTGGCGCACGCTCGACCTCGACGCCCTCTCGGGCGTACTGGTAGAGCGCCTTGCCGTCCTTCTTGAGGGCGCTGTGCATGGGCGGCACCTGGCGGATCGGGCCGGTGAACTGTGCCTGGACGCGCGCCAGGGCCTCGGACGTGACGGCTACGGGCCGCTCCTCGATCACCTCGCCCTCGGCATCGCCGGTGGAGGTGCGGATGCCCAGCCGTGCAGTGGCCTCGTAGGTCTTGTCCGCGTCGAGGTGCAGCTGGCTGAACTTGGTCGCCGCACCGAAGCACAGCGGCAGCACGCCGCTGGCGAGCGGATCGAGCGTGCCCGTGTGCCCGGCCTTCTCGGCGCGCAGGAGCCACTTGGCCTTCTGCAAGGCCTGGTTGCTGGACAGGCCCAGCGGCTTGTCGAGCAGAAGCACCCCATGCACAGGGCGCCGCTGCACCCGTGTGCGTGGCGCGTTCATCCTCAGTCGTCTTTGGAACGGGAGGCGACGGCCTGCGCGATCAGCGCATTCATGTCGGCGGCGCGCTCGGTGGTGCGGTCGAACTGGAAGTGCAGCGTGGGCACCGTGTGGATGTGCAGCCGCTTGAAAAGGCCATTGCGCAGGAAGCCCGCCGCCTGGTTGAGCGCCTCGGTGGTCTCCACCGGGTCGCCCACCAGCAGGCTGAAGAAGACCTTCGCATGCGCGTAGTCGGGCGTGACTTCGACCGCCTGGATCGTGACCATGCCCACCCGCGGATCCTTCAGCTCGCGCGCGATCAGCTCCGTCAGATCGCGTTGGATCTGATCGGCGACCTTGAAGGCGCGATTGGGGGTTGCGGCTTTTCTCTTAGGCATGGCCAGGATCGTGACGCCTCGGTGACGCCTACAGCGTCCGCGCGATCTCCTTGATCTCGAAGAACTCCAGCTGATCACCTTCCTTGATGTCGTTGTAGTTCTTGAGCTTGATACCGCACTCGAAGCCTTCGCGCACCTCGCGCACGTCGTCCTTCATCCGCTTGAGCGACTCGAGCTCGCCGGTGTAGACGACCACGTTGTCGCGCAGCAGGCGGAAATGCGCGCTGCGGGTGACATAGCCCGAGGTGACGTAGCAACCGGCAACCGTGCCGATCTTGGAGGCCACGAACACGGTGCGGATCTCGGCCGAGCCGATGACCTCTTCGCGACGCTCGGGCGCCAGCATGCCGGCCATGGCCGTCTTCAGCTCGTCTACAGCGTCGTAGATGATGCTGTAGTAGCTGATGCTGACGTTGTTGCCCTCGGCCAGACGGCGGGCGCCGGCATCGGCGCGCACGTTGAAGCCGATGACCGTGGCCTTGGAGGCGATCGCGAGGTTGATGTCCGACTCGCTGATGCCGCCCACCGCCGCATACACCACCTGCACCTTGACCTCGTCGGTCGAGAGCTTGAGCAGCGACTGCGCGAGCGCTTCCTGCGAGCCCTGGACGTCCGCCTTGATGATGATCGGCAGCGTCTTGACCTCGCCGGCGCCCATCTCCGAGAACACGTTCTCGAACTTGGCGGCCTGCTGCTTGGCCAGCTTGGTATTGCGGAACTTGCCCGCGCGGTAGGTCGCGATCTCGCGCGCGCGGCGCTCGTCGCTCATCACCATGAACTCGTCGCCGGCCTGCGGCACCTCGGTCAGGCCCTGGATCTCCACCGGGATCGAAGGGCCGGCCTCCTTGGTGGGCTTGCCGTCCTCGTCCAGCATGGCGCGCACGCGGCCGTAGGTCGAGCCGGCCAGCACCACGTCGCCGATCTTGAGCGTGCCGGATTGAACCAGCACGGTCGCGACCGGGCCGCGGCCCTTGTCCAGCTGCGCTTCGATCACCAGGCCCTTGGCGGCCGCATCGACCGGGGCCTTGAGCTCCAGCACCTCGGCCTGCAGCAGCACCTGCTCCAGCAGATCGTCCACGCCCTGGCCGGTCTTGGCGGACACCGACACGAAGGGGGTGTCGCCGCCGTATTCCTCGGGCACCACTTGCTCGGCCACCAACTCCTGCTTGACGCGGTCGAGGTTGGCATCGGGCTTGTCGATCTTGTTGATCGCCACCACGATCGGCACCTTGGCGGCCTTGGCGTGGCTGATGGCTTCCTTGGTCTGGGGCATGACGCCGTCGTCCGCTGCCACCACCAGGATCACGATGTCGGTCGCCTGCGCGCCGCGGGCTCGCATAGCGGTGAAGGCCTCGTGGCCCGGGGTATCCAGGAAGGACACCATGCCGCGTTCGGTCTGCACGTGGTATGCGCCGATGTGCTGCGTGATGCCGCCGGCTTCGCCCGCCGCGACCTTGGTGCGGCGGATGTAGTCCAGCAGCGAGGTCTTGCCGTGGTCGACGTGGCCCATCACGGTCACGACCGGCGCGCGCGGCAGCGCTTCGGCCAGCTGCGCGGACACGTCCTCGTCGGTGAAGGCTTCCGGATCGTCCAGGGCAGCCACGACCGCGTTGTGGCCCATTTCCTCGACGATGATCATCGCCGTGTCCTGGTCCAGCGACTGGTTGATGGTGGCCATCTGACCCAGCTTCATCAGCTGCTTGATGACCTCCGAGGCCTTCACTGCCATCTTGTGCGCCAACTCCGAGACCGTGATGGTCTCGGGCACGTGCACTTCGATGATGCGCGCCTCGACCGGCGCGGCCTGCACGCGTTCTTCCTGGCCGCCACGGTCATTGCCGCGGCGCCCGCGCGGACCGCCGCGCCAGTTGCCGCGGCCGACGCCGCCGCTGGCATCGCCGCGGGTCTTGATTTCCTTCTTCTTGGCGGTGTCGCCGGCCCAGCTCGACGAGAGCTTGGCGGACTTGACTTCCTTGCCTGCGCCAGGCGCCGCGGCGCCGGGTGCAGCCGGCGCGCCAGGGCGGGCCGCCGGAGCGGTCGGCTTGTGCAGCGTACCCTTGACGCCAGCGGCCTTGGCTTCCGGTGCTGGCTTCTCGGGCGCCTTGTGCGGCACGAGCACGCGGGCGGGCGCATTCATCATGGCGCGAATGGCTTCCGCCTCGGCCAGCGCCTTGCGGCGGCGCTCGTCGAGGTCCTTGGCGCGCGCGGCTTCCTCATCGGCGCGGGCCTTCGATTCGGCAGCCGCCTTGGCCTTGGCGTCTTCCTTGACCTGGGCGGCAGCGGCTTCGGCAGCGGCCTTGCGGTCGATCACGGCCGGGGCTTCCTCGGGCGCTTCGGGCGCGCCTTCGGTCACGGCGGCGGCAGCCTTTTCCGAGGCAGCCTTCGCACGCGCGGCGCGGGCCTGCTGCTCGGCCTGTTCGGCACGCTCCGCCTTCTCGCGCTCGCGTGCCTCGGCTTCCTCGCGCAGGCGGCGCTTCTCGACCAGCTCTTCCTCCTGGCGGCGGATCAGCTCCGCCTGTCGGCGCGCCTCTTCCTCGCGGCGCGCGAGTTCGGCCTCGTCGACGCGCGGCGCGGCGGGCTCGGCAGCGGAGGGCGCAGGAGCGTCGGCGACCCCCCTCACCGGCTCGGGCGTGGCCGGATGTCCCTCGTCGCGCTGGATGAAGGTGCGCTTCTTGCGCACTTCGACCTGGATCGTGCGCGCACGGCCGGTGGCGTCGGCCTGCTTGATCTCAGTGGTCGATTTCTTGGTCAGCGTGATCTTCTTGCGCTCAGGCTCGACCGTGCCGTGGCTGGCCTTCAGGAAGCCGAGCAGGCGCTGCTTGTCCGCCTCGGTGAGCGCGTCGGTGACGGCGGCCTTGGGCACGCCCGCGCTCTTGAGCTGGTCAAGCAGGATTTCGGGCGTCTTCTTGAGCTCGTTCGCGAACTCGGCGACAGTGGTACTGGACATATTGCTTTCGTGCCTCCATGACCGTCACTCTTGGCCGGCGAACCAGTGTTCGCGGGCCTTCAAGATCAGGTTCTTGGCTTCATCGGCGCTCTGGCCGGTGATTTCGGTGAGTTCGTCGACCGCGAGGTCGGCCAGGTCGTCGCGCGTATGCACGCCAGCCTCGGCCAGCTTCGGGATCAGGGCGGGGTCGAGGCCCGCGAGATCGCGCAGGTCCTGCGAGACGCTTTCGACGTTCTCTTCCCGGGCGATTTCCATGGTGAGCAGCGCATCCTTGGCGCGCGAGCGCAGCTCGTTGATCGTGTCCTCGTCGAAGCTCTCGATTTCGAGCAACTCGGAGATCGGCACGTAGGCCACCTCCTCAAGGCTGGTGAAGCCCTCGGAGATAAGGATGTCGGCGATCTCCTCGTCGACGTCGAGCTTCTCCATGAAGAGCTTGCGGCTGGCGTCGGTCTCGCTCGCCTGCTTCTGGGCAGACTCGTTGGCATCCATGATGTTGATCTTCCAGCCGGTCAGCTCGGAGGCGAGCCGCACGTTCTGGCCGCCGCGGCCAATCGCAATCGCGAGGTTCTCCTCGTCGACCACCACGTCCATGGCGTGCTTTTCCTCGTCGACCACGATCGAGGACACGTTGGCCGGGGCCAGCGCGCCGATCACGAACTGTGCCGGGTCCTCGCTCCACAGCACGATGTCCACGCGCTCGCCGGCGAGCTCGTTGGTGACGGCGTTGACGCGCGTGCCGCGCACGCCGACGCAGGTGCCGATCGGGTCGACACGCTTGTCGTGCGAGAGCACCGCGATCTTGGCCCGCGAGCCGGGGTCGCGGGCGCAGCTCTTGATCTCCAGCAGGCCCTGCTCGATCTCGGGCACTTCCTGGCGGAACAGCTCGATCATGAACTCGGGCGCCGCGCGCGACAGGATGATGGGCGCGCCGCGCAGCGTGAGGTCGACCTCCATGATCATGGCCCGTACGCGATCGCCGTTGCGCAGGTTCTCCTTGGAGATCATTTCGCTGCGGCGCAGGCGCCCTTCGACGCGTCCCGCCTCGACGATGATGTCGCCCTTGTCGAGCCGCTTGACGGTGCCGGTGAAGATCTTCTCGCCGCGCGACATGAAGTCGTTGAGCAGCATCTCGCGCTCGGCGTCGCGGATCTTCTGCAGGATGACCTGCTTGGCCGCCATCGCGCCGATGCGCCCGATCGGCACCGAGTCCACCGACTCCTCGATGTACTCGTCGACCTCGATGTCGGGCATCTCTTCCTTGGCCTCGAACAGCAGGATCTCCTGGTCGGGCAGCTGCAGGCCCGCCTCGTCGGGCACCACGTGCCAGCGGCGGAAGGTCTCGTAGTCGCCGCTGTCGCGATCCACCGCAACGCGGATGTCCACATCGCCCTGGTAGAGCTTCTTGGTGGCCTGCGCCAAGGCGGACTCGACCGCGCCGAAGACGACGTCGCGTTCGACGTTCTTCTCGCGCGAGATCGCATCCACCAACATCAACATTTCGCGATTCATGCCACCACTCTCCTTGTTCAGTCCGACACCGTCATGTCGGGTTTGGGCCTGCGCCCCTTGAAATCCACGATCGGGGCGAGCCGCGCCTCGCGCAGCTCGTCCAGGGTGAAGCCCAGCGCCTGCATCGGGGCGGGCGCGCGCTTCGTGCTGATCTTCTGGCCGGGCTTCGGCGCCGTCTTTCCTTCGGGCTCCTGGCTCCAGACGATCTGCCAGCCCTGGGACCCATCGGCCCCTGCGACCCGCTCCAGCGTGCCGCGAAATTTCTTGCGGTTGGCGGCCACCTGCCCCCCAGCGGCGGCGCCCATGGGCGCCTTCAGCGTGATGTCGATCACCTCGCCGACGAAACGTTCGAAATCCTGCGCATTGCGCAGCGGCCGGTCAATCCCCGGCGAAGAAACCTCAAGCCGCTTGTAGTCGACGCCGTCCACCTCGAGCGCGAACTGCAGCTGGCGGGTGACCTTCTCGCAATCCTCGACGGTAACAAGAGCCTCCGGCGCGCCCGGTGCCGCTGCCTCCGATGTGGGGCCGCTCCAGGGCAAATCAATCGTGACACGCAGCAGTCCTCCCGCCGAGCGTTCGATCTCGACCAGGTCGTAGCCGAGGCCGGCCACGGTTCGTTCCACTGTCTGCTGCAATGCCACGTGCTTGAGTGCGCCTTCTGTGTGTGTCGGTGCGCCGCCCGCCCAGCGCCCCGGAAAATGCTTCGACCAATAAAAAACGGGCGGTAGGTACCCGCCCGTTTGGTCGTGAGCCTCGAATTATATGCCAATCGTGTCAGGAAACGCTGCTTTCTAGGCGGCAAAGGCGCCTGCCGACCGCCTGGCACGCCACCAGACCCAGGCGAACAGCAGCGCGCCGAAAGCCAACGCAGCAGCGGCCACGAGCAGCGGCAGGGTGAAGGAGCCCGTGCGCTGGGCCAGCGGGGCGGCGAAGAGCGGTCCAAGGATCTGCCCGACGCCATAGGAAGCCGTCGCATAGCCGATCAGCCCGGCCGCCGCGTTGCCCCGCAGGCGACGCGCCTCCCGCATTGCGAACAGGGTGATTACCGTGAATGGCAGCCCCAGCAGCAGGCTGCCCAGCATGAAGCCGGCGATGCTCGGGCGAACCACCGACAGCAGCACGCCGAGCGCCTGCAGCCCGTAGGCGAGGGCCAGCAGCAGCCGGTTGTCCCACCGGACCGGCGCCCGCGCGCCGATCAGCGCGCCCGGAACCACCGCCAGACCGAACAGGGGCCAGAAGAAGTCGGGCCAGGACGAGCCCGGCAGCGCCTGGCGCGCAATCACGGGCAAGAAGGTGGCTGTGATGATGTAGCCGAAGCCGGCGAGGCCGTAGAGCGCAACCAGCCACCGCGCATCGGCCCGGGCGGCGGCGGAGTCGGCATGCTCGGCGGCGGCCGAGCCTGCGGCCGCCGCAGGGGCCAGGACATGGGCACCGTCGCCGAAGATGCGCCAGACCCCGACGATCAGCACCGCCGACAACAGCCCGAAGCCGATCCAGCCAGCCTCCGAGCCCCAGCGTCCGATCGTGCCACCCAGCAGACCCGTGACCGCGATGCCGATGCCGGGACCGGTGTAGATCACCCCCTGCAAGGCGGGCGCGTGGGTCTCGGCCAGGCGCCTGAGTCCCCAGCCCGATGCGAAGACGAAGGTCCACGCGCTCATGACCCCGGCCGCCGTGCGCAGCACGCCCCAGGCGGTGAAGCTGTCCCATAGCCCCATCCCGAGCAGCAGCGCCGCGGTGGCGACCAGGCCGCCGCGCACCATGGTGGCAGCCTCGATCCGGATCGCCGCGCAGGACAGCGCGCCCACGAAATAACCCAGGTAATTGAGCGAGGCCAGCAGTCCGCCCGCTTCCAGGCCCAGCCGGCCCTCGTGCAGCATGACCGGCAGCATGGGCGTGAAGGCGAATCGCCCGAGGCCCATCGCCACCGCCAGGGCCACCATGCAGGCCAGCGCCGCGCGCCACGCGCCGCGCCGGTCGCTTCCGATTGTCGACATCGATACGTTCCGGATTCTTTTAATCAGCCAATGGCCGCGGCCACCAGCTTTTGCGTGTAGGGATGCTCCGGCGCATCGAGGACCCGCAGGGCAGCGCCGGATTCGAGGATCGCACCGTCCTTCATGACGATGACCTGGTGCGCCATGGCCCGGATCACCTCGACATCGTGCGTGATCAGCAGGTAGCTCAAGCCGCGCTCGCGCTGCAGGCGCTGCAACAGGCCCAGCACCTGCTTCTGGATGGTGACGTCGAGGGCGCTGGTGGGCTCGTCGAGCACCAGGAGCCGCGGGTCGACGATCAGCGCCCGCGCGATGGCCAGGCGCTGGCGCTGGCCGCCGGAGAATTCGTGGGGATAGCGATCGAGGAGCGACGGGAACTGGGCCTCGGTCAGGCCCACATCGGCCAAGGCCTCGAGCGCGCGCACGCGGCGGGCGGCGGTGTCGAACTCGGGCGCATGCACCGTCAGGCCTTCGCCGACGATCTGCTCCACCGTCATGCGCGGCGAGAGTGAGGAGAACGGGTCCTGGAACACGACCTGCATCTGCCGGCGCAGCGCGCGGTCGCTCGCCCGGCCGCTCTTCCAGCGCTGGCCCGCGACGGCCAGGCTGCCACCGTGCTTGAGCAGGCCCAGGGCGGCCAGGGCCAGGGTCGACTTGCCCGAGCCCGACTCCCCCACCACTCCCAGTGTCTCGCCCTGCCCGATGCGGAAATCCGCGCCTTGCACCGCCACGAACTCGCCCTTGCGGAACCAGCCGGCAAAGCCGGGACGCGAGACCGGGTAGCCCACCCGCAGGCCGTGGGCCTCCAGCACCGGCGGCTCCTGCTGGGGGGGCACGGGCGGCACATCGCGCGCGGGTCGGCTGTCCATCAGCATGCGGGTGTAGGCATGCTGCGGATTGCCGAACACTTCGGCCACGGCGCCCTGCTCGACGATCGCACCGTTCTCCATCACCGCTACGCGGTCGGCAAAGCGGCGCACCAAGTTGAGGTCGTGCGTGATCATCAGCATGGCCATGCGGTGCTTGTCCTGCAGGTCGGCCAGCAGGTCCAGGATCTGCGCCCGCACCGTCACGTCGAGCGCCGTGGTGGGCTCGTCGGCCAGCAGCAGGCGCGGCTTGCAGGCCAGGGCCATGGCGATCATGGCGCGCTGGCGCTGGCCGCCCGAAAGCTGGTGCGGAAAGGCCCGCGCCCGGCGCGCCGGCTCCGGGATGCCGGTGTCGGCCAGGAGCTGGACCGCCGCCTCCTGCGCCGCGCGCTTGGGCAGCGCCTCGTGCACTTCCAGAACCTCGGCGATCTGGTCACCCACGGTGTAGAGCGCGTTCAGCGCGGTCATCGGCTCCTGGAAGATCATCGCGACCTCCTTGCCGCGGATGGCGCGCAGCTCGCGCTCGGGCAGGGTCAGCAGATCGCGCGGGCCGGCGCCCTCCCCGTTCCCCGCCAGCCGCGCGTGGCCGGACACTTCGGCGTTGAGGGCCAGCCGAAGCAGGCTCAGTGCTGTCACGGTCTTGCCGGAGCCCGATTCGCCCACCAGGGCCAGCTTCTCGCCGGGCGCGATGCCGAAGTCGATGCCGTGCACCACTTCCTTGCCACCGAAGGCGACACGCAGGCCCCGCACCTCAAGCAGCGCTGCGCTCACTTGTCGGCCTTCCGCGGATCGAGCGCATCGCGCAATGCGTCGCCCATGAAGGTCAGGAGCATCAGCGTCACGACAAGCACGCCAAAGGTGGAGATCGAGATCCACCAGGCATCTATGTTGGCCTTGCCCTGGCTCAGCAACTCGCCCAGCGAGGGCGTGCCCGGCGGCACGCCCAGGCCCAGGAAGTCGAGCGAGGTGAGCGCCAGGATCGCCGAACTCATGCGAAACGGCAGGAAGGTCACGACCGGCGTCATGCTGTTGGGCAGGATATGGCGCCGCATGATCTGCAGATTGCCCACACCGAGCGCGCGCGCGGCCCGCACATAGTCCATCTGCCGATTGCGCAGAAACTCGGCGCGCACGTAGTCCGACAGGCCCATCCAGCCGAACAGGCTCAGCAGGACCAGCAGCAGCGCCACGCTGGGCGCGAAGATGGCGCTGAAGATGATCAGCAGATAGAGCTCGGGCATGGAGCTCCAGATCTCGATGAAGCGCTGGAAAGCGAGGTCGGTCTTCCCGCCGAAGTAGCCCTGGAGCGCCCCCGTCACGATACCCAGCACCACGCCGATGGCGGTGAGCGCCAGCGCGAACAGGACGCTGACGCGAAAGCCGTAGATCAGCTGCGCCAGCAGGTCGCGGCCGCGGTCGTCACTGCCCAGGAAATTCTCCCTCGAAGGGGCGGCCGGGTTGGGCGATGTCGCGAAGTAGTTGAGCGTCTTCGGGCCGTAGGGATTGGGCGCATAGATCGCCCAGTTGCCGCCCTGGGTGATTCGCTCGCGGATGAACGGATCGAGATAGTCTGCGGGCGTTTCGAAATCGCCGCCAAAGGTCTTCTCGGAGTAGTCGCGCAGCACCGGGAAGTAGGTCTGCCCTTCGTAGCGCACCACGAGCGGCTTGTCGGTCGAAACAATCTCGGCGAACAGGCTCAGGACCACTAGGACGCTGAAGAGCACCAGGCTCCAGAATCCGAGCTTGTTGCGCTTGAAGCGCAGCCAGGCGCGCCGGGCGGGGGAAACGGAGGGCACCGCGCTAGTCAAACTTCACTCTCGGGTCCACGAGGACGTAGCAGAGATCGGAAACGAGCTTGGTCACGAGGCCGATCAGGGTGAAAAGGTAGAGGGTGCCGAGCACCACAGGGTAGTCGCGCCTGATCACGCTCTCGTAGCTCAGGAGGCCCAGCCCGTCGAGCGAGAACAGGGTCTCGATCAGCAGCGACCCGGTGAAGAAGGCGCCGATGAAGGCGGCTGGAAAGCCCGTGATGATCGGAATGAGCGCATTGCGGAACACGTGCTTCCAAAGCACCTTGCGCTCGGTCAGTCCCTTGGCGCGCGCGGTCAGCACGTACTGCTTGCGAATCTCCTCGAGGAAGGAATTCTTGGTCAGCATCGCGGTCACGGCAAAGCTCCCCAGCACCATGGCCGTCACCGGCAGCGCAATGTGCCACAGGTAGTCGACGATCTTCGCACCCCATCCCAGGCTGTCCCAGTTGGACGACGTCAGTCCGCGCAGGGGGAACCACTGGAGTTGCCCGCCGAATACCACGAGCAATGCCACCCCCAGCACGAAACCCGGAATGGCATAGCCCACCAGCACGATCAGCGTGGTGACGGTGTCGAATCGCGATCCGGCACGGACGGCCTTCGCCACGCCGAGCGGCACCGCGATCAGGTAGCTGATGAAGAAGGTCCAGAGGCCGAGGCTGACGGACACCGGGAGCTTCTCCTTGACCAGTTCCCAGACGTCCTTGTGCTGGTAGAAGCTGGTCCCCAGGTCGAAGCGGGCGAAGGACTTGAGCATCATCCAGAAGCGTTCCGCAGGTGGCTTGTCGAAGCCGTAGAGCTTCTTGATTTCCTCGATGCGCTTCTCGTCCAGGCCCTGCCGGCCGCGGTAGCCGGCGCCCGAGCTGGCCGCGCGCTCGCCGCCCGAATCCCGCCCCTGCAGCTGCGCCACCATCTGCTCGACCGGCCCGCCCGGCACGAACTGGACCGTGACGAAGGTCAGCAGCAGCACGCCGAAGAGCGTGGGCACCATCAGCAGCAGGCGTTTGAGGATGTAGCTGGCCATCGCGATTTCACTTGTTGGAGGGCGATGCCCACCACGTGCTCATGGCCCAGGTATCGGCCTGGTAGTAGGGCGGGATCCGGTCCGGCAGAACGAAGGGCCGAGGCCGGTAGCCGATCAGGAAGGCGTCGCCATAGTACTGGGGCACCGAGTAGTGCCCATGCGAGAGCACGCGATCGAGCGAGCGCATTGCGGCGCTGAGCTCGGGCCGGGTCGTCGCGCTCACG
Above is a window of Variovorax sp. RA8 DNA encoding:
- the typA gene encoding translational GTPase TypA, which gives rise to MSTNQIRNIAIIAHVDHGKTTMVDQLLRQSGTFAAHEKVVDTVMDNNAIEKERGITILAKNCAVTWKGMHINIVDTPGHADFGGEVERALSMVDGVVLLIDAQEGPMPQTRFVTKKALALGLKPILVVNKVDKPGARPDHVVNAAFDLFDKLGATDEQLDFPVVYASGINGWSSLEEGAPGEQWGPDMSALFDTILEHVPAHAGDPDAPLQLQISAIDFSTFVGRIGVGRINAGTIRPMMDVVVMEGPDGKSFKGRVNQVLTFQGLERVQATEAGPGEIVLINGIADIGIGVTVTDPANPAPLPMLKVDEPTLTMNFCVNTSPLAGREGKFVTSRQIWDRLQKELQHNVALRVKETDEEGVFEVMGRGELHLTILLENMRREGYELAVSKPRVVFRDIDGVRYEPIEMVTADIEDQHQGGVMQALGERKGELVNMEPDGRGRVRLEYRIPARGLIGFTNEFLNLTRGSGLISNIFDSYEPHKGEIGSRKNGVLISMDDGEIFTYALGKLDDRGRMFVRANDPVYEGMIVGIHSRDNDLVVNATRTKQLTNFRVSGKEDAIKITPPIDLTLEYGVEFIEDDELVEITPKSVRLRKRHLKEHERKRASRETAI
- the truB gene encoding tRNA pseudouridine(55) synthase TruB, with translation MNAPRTRVQRRPVHGVLLLDKPLGLSSNQALQKAKWLLRAEKAGHTGTLDPLASGVLPLCFGAATKFSQLHLDADKTYEATARLGIRTSTGDAEGEVIEERPVAVTSEALARVQAQFTGPIRQVPPMHSALKKDGKALYQYAREGVEVERAPRDVVVHALELVQLSAHEIRIRASVSKGTYIRTLGEDIGEALGCGAHLSALRRTATGGFDASQCVTLEALEAMSDEERLAQLLPVESLVAGHTSVMLAAEDAARFLSGLRRRGDWPDAAEVAVFGRAPRAFLGTAHVKAGELIPGRLLNPIEIQQTLLTEATP
- the rbfA gene encoding 30S ribosome-binding factor RbfA, translating into MPKRKAATPNRAFKVADQIQRDLTELIARELKDPRVGMVTIQAVEVTPDYAHAKVFFSLLVGDPVETTEALNQAAGFLRNGLFKRLHIHTVPTLHFQFDRTTERAADMNALIAQAVASRSKDD
- the infB gene encoding translation initiation factor IF-2, translating into MSSTTVAEFANELKKTPEILLDQLKSAGVPKAAVTDALTEADKQRLLGFLKASHGTVEPERKKITLTKKSTTEIKQADATGRARTIQVEVRKKRTFIQRDEGHPATPEPVRGVADAPAPSAAEPAAPRVDEAELARREEEARRQAELIRRQEEELVEKRRLREEAEAREREKAERAEQAEQQARAARAKAASEKAAAAVTEGAPEAPEEAPAVIDRKAAAEAAAAQVKEDAKAKAAAESKARADEEAARAKDLDERRRKALAEAEAIRAMMNAPARVLVPHKAPEKPAPEAKAAGVKGTLHKPTAPAARPGAPAAPGAAAPGAGKEVKSAKLSSSWAGDTAKKKEIKTRGDASGGVGRGNWRGGPRGRRGNDRGGQEERVQAAPVEARIIEVHVPETITVSELAHKMAVKASEVIKQLMKLGQMATINQSLDQDTAMIIVEEMGHNAVVAALDDPEAFTDEDVSAQLAEALPRAPVVTVMGHVDHGKTSLLDYIRRTKVAAGEAGGITQHIGAYHVQTERGMVSFLDTPGHEAFTAMRARGAQATDIVILVVAADDGVMPQTKEAISHAKAAKVPIVVAINKIDKPDANLDRVKQELVAEQVVPEEYGGDTPFVSVSAKTGQGVDDLLEQVLLQAEVLELKAPVDAAAKGLVIEAQLDKGRGPVATVLVQSGTLKIGDVVLAGSTYGRVRAMLDEDGKPTKEAGPSIPVEIQGLTEVPQAGDEFMVMSDERRAREIATYRAGKFRNTKLAKQQAAKFENVFSEMGAGEVKTLPIIIKADVQGSQEALAQSLLKLSTDEVKVQVVYAAVGGISESDINLAIASKATVIGFNVRADAGARRLAEGNNVSISYYSIIYDAVDELKTAMAGMLAPERREEVIGSAEIRTVFVASKIGTVAGCYVTSGYVTRSAHFRLLRDNVVVYTGELESLKRMKDDVREVREGFECGIKLKNYNDIKEGDQLEFFEIKEIARTL
- the nusA gene encoding transcription termination factor NusA — protein: MNREMLMLVDAISREKNVERDVVFGAVESALAQATKKLYQGDVDIRVAVDRDSGDYETFRRWHVVPDEAGLQLPDQEILLFEAKEEMPDIEVDEYIEESVDSVPIGRIGAMAAKQVILQKIRDAEREMLLNDFMSRGEKIFTGTVKRLDKGDIIVEAGRVEGRLRRSEMISKENLRNGDRVRAMIMEVDLTLRGAPIILSRAAPEFMIELFRQEVPEIEQGLLEIKSCARDPGSRAKIAVLSHDKRVDPIGTCVGVRGTRVNAVTNELAGERVDIVLWSEDPAQFVIGALAPANVSSIVVDEEKHAMDVVVDEENLAIAIGRGGQNVRLASELTGWKINIMDANESAQKQASETDASRKLFMEKLDVDEEIADILISEGFTSLEEVAYVPISELLEIESFDEDTINELRSRAKDALLTMEIAREENVESVSQDLRDLAGLDPALIPKLAEAGVHTRDDLADLAVDELTEITGQSADEAKNLILKAREHWFAGQE
- the rimP gene encoding ribosome maturation factor RimP; the protein is MALQQTVERTVAGLGYDLVEIERSAGGLLRVTIDLPWSGPTSEAAAPGAPEALVTVEDCEKVTRQLQFALEVDGVDYKRLEVSSPGIDRPLRNAQDFERFVGEVIDITLKAPMGAAAGGQVAANRKKFRGTLERVAGADGSQGWQIVWSQEPEGKTAPKPGQKISTKRAPAPMQALGFTLDELREARLAPIVDFKGRRPKPDMTVSD